The DNA sequence ATGAGGCTTGCGAGCTTCGCGACGGAGACCCAAAAAACTACATGGGCAAAGGAGTCCTTAAAGCAGTTCAAAACGTTAATAAAGTTTTAGCCGAAGAGCTAAGAGGATATTATGTTTCCGAACAAAACGAAATAGATGCTAAAATGATAGAAATTGACGGTACACCCAATAAATCAAACATGGGAGCCAATGCAATTTTGGGAGTTTCTCTTGCTGTTGCTAATGCAGCCGCACAAGAAAGTCAACAATTTTTGTATCGTTATGTAGGCGGTGTTAATGCCAATACACTTCCAATTCCAATGATGAACATTCTTAACGGAGGTTCTCACGCCGATAATAGCATCGACTTCCAAGAGTTTATGATTATGCCTACAGGTGCACCTAATTTCAGAACAGCTTTACAAATGGGCACCGAAGTTTTCCATAACCTTAAATCGGTTTTGAAAAAAGGTGGATATTCTACCAACGTTGGAGATGAAGGCGGTTTTGCACCTAACCTTAAATCTAATGAAGAAGCTCTTAAAGTGATTATAGAAGCTATTGAAAAAGCAGGATACAGACCAGGTGAAGATATTTTCATCGCTCTAGACCCAGCTTCAAGCGAATATTTCATCAAAGAAGAAAATGTATATCACTTGTTCAAATCAAGCGGCGAAAAACTAACGCCAATGCAAATGGCTGATTATTGGGCTGATTGGACTAAAAGATATCCGATTATTTCTATAGAAGACGGTATGGCGGAAGACGATTGGGACGGATGGAAATTTATTACCGATAAAATCGGAGATAAAGTCCAACTTGTAGGCGACGATTTGTTCGTTACCAACGTTAATCGTTTACAGCAAGGTATTGATAAAGGTGTTGCCAATTCAATTCTAATTAAAGTTAACCAAATAGGAACGCTTACCGAAACAATAAATGCAGTTAATTTAGCGTACA is a window from the Lentimicrobiaceae bacterium genome containing:
- the eno gene encoding phosphopyruvate hydratase — translated: MSQIANIIARQILDSRGNPTVEVDVYTSAGFLGRAAVPSGASTGAHEACELRDGDPKNYMGKGVLKAVQNVNKVLAEELRGYYVSEQNEIDAKMIEIDGTPNKSNMGANAILGVSLAVANAAAQESQQFLYRYVGGVNANTLPIPMMNILNGGSHADNSIDFQEFMIMPTGAPNFRTALQMGTEVFHNLKSVLKKGGYSTNVGDEGGFAPNLKSNEEALKVIIEAIEKAGYRPGEDIFIALDPASSEYFIKEENVYHLFKSSGEKLTPMQMADYWADWTKRYPIISIEDGMAEDDWDGWKFITDKIGDKVQLVGDDLFVTNVNRLQQGIDKGVANSILIKVNQIGTLTETINAVNLAYRNGYTAVMSHRSGETEDTTIADLAVALNTGLIKTGSACRTDRIAKYNQLLRIEEGLGNTAKYLGKDFRFLK